In one window of Kosmotoga pacifica DNA:
- the rimO gene encoding 30S ribosomal protein S12 methylthiotransferase RimO, producing MKIGVLTLGCPKNLADMANFKGILKKRGHRIVDNALDADVMIIDTCGFIEEAKKESIEEILGFCSLKEDKPSLRVIAVGCLVQRYFNELKEEIPELDGLVGVTSPKKLADLIENGTFFYLDEPDGVYSFEVREKSETYAYVKIGDGCDRNCAFCSIPAFKGRSRSRKLEDIITEIKGLISNGTKEIILVSQDTTQYGIDLYNKQTLPELLKHIDKLEGEFWVRVMYLHPDHLTADIIDTMAVSRKVVKYFDVPVQSGSNAILQSMGRWRKREELIQLFQEIRNRIPEAVLRTTIMVGFPGETQDSFAETLEFVRQVRFNKLGGFVYSPEEGTKAYNMGLTMDKEVAFKLLEQLLEEQEQISYELNRKFLNKRLKVLVEEMNEEFLVGRSWHFSPEIDGNIFVKGRGKPGEYVEALITEAYENDLEGVVVDEHT from the coding sequence ATGAAAATAGGAGTTCTAACACTGGGTTGCCCTAAAAATCTCGCAGACATGGCAAATTTCAAAGGGATTCTCAAAAAGAGAGGTCACAGAATAGTGGACAACGCACTAGACGCTGATGTGATGATTATTGATACCTGTGGCTTCATCGAAGAGGCTAAAAAGGAGAGTATCGAAGAAATACTTGGATTCTGTTCACTTAAAGAGGATAAACCATCTCTAAGAGTTATCGCTGTTGGGTGTCTCGTTCAACGCTATTTCAACGAGCTTAAAGAGGAAATACCAGAACTCGATGGCCTTGTGGGGGTAACTTCACCGAAAAAATTGGCTGATCTCATAGAGAATGGAACGTTCTTCTACCTTGATGAGCCTGATGGGGTATACAGTTTTGAAGTAAGGGAAAAGAGCGAAACATACGCCTATGTAAAGATAGGCGATGGCTGTGACAGGAACTGTGCTTTTTGCTCAATACCAGCATTCAAAGGACGTTCAAGAAGTAGAAAATTAGAAGATATTATCACTGAAATAAAGGGACTGATTTCAAATGGAACGAAGGAAATAATACTTGTATCACAGGACACCACTCAATATGGGATAGACCTTTACAACAAGCAAACTCTTCCAGAATTGCTCAAACATATCGATAAACTGGAGGGCGAATTCTGGGTCAGGGTAATGTATCTACATCCTGACCATCTTACTGCGGATATTATAGATACAATGGCAGTTTCAAGGAAGGTCGTAAAGTATTTTGATGTGCCTGTTCAAAGTGGTTCGAATGCAATATTACAGTCGATGGGCAGATGGAGAAAACGTGAAGAACTCATTCAACTGTTTCAAGAAATAAGGAATAGAATACCTGAGGCAGTACTTAGAACAACTATTATGGTTGGATTCCCGGGAGAAACGCAGGATAGCTTTGCTGAAACACTTGAATTTGTTAGGCAGGTCAGGTTCAATAAGTTAGGTGGATTTGTATATTCACCCGAAGAAGGAACCAAGGCATATAACATGGGTTTAACGATGGATAAGGAAGTAGCATTCAAGTTACTGGAACAGCTTCTTGAAGAGCAGGAGCAGATCTCATACGAATTAAATAGAAAGTTTCTGAATAAAAGGCTGAAAGTGTTGGTTGAAGAAATGAACGAGGAATTTCTCGTTGGCAGGTCGTGGCATTTTTCTCCTGAAATTGATGGAAATATTTTCGTTAAGGGAAGGGGAAAGCCTGGAGAGTATGTAGAGGCTTTGATAACAGAAGCCTACGAGAATGATTTGGAAGGGGTTGTCGTTGATGAACATACCTAA
- a CDS encoding regulatory protein RecX — protein MNRSEKSPEFERAKSDAFRLLKYRSRAEKEIFKRLKEKGYPFQVITEVVAWLKEHGFVDDEMFAWLYAYDALKVHFKGPYRIERELLSLGISKEIVTKTLSRLKDEIDITSVLKAYLERVRFDIDDSSAIEKLKAKLYRRGFASSMIDATLREILNSHET, from the coding sequence ATGAACAGAAGTGAAAAGAGCCCGGAGTTTGAAAGGGCAAAAAGCGATGCTTTCAGATTGTTAAAATATCGCTCAAGAGCCGAAAAAGAGATTTTCAAAAGGCTTAAAGAAAAAGGATATCCATTTCAGGTGATAACCGAAGTTGTGGCCTGGCTAAAGGAACATGGATTTGTCGATGATGAAATGTTCGCCTGGCTATATGCTTACGATGCTTTGAAGGTACATTTTAAAGGGCCTTACAGGATAGAAAGAGAACTATTGAGCTTGGGAATTTCGAAGGAAATCGTTACGAAAACACTGTCCAGATTGAAAGATGAAATCGATATAACCTCAGTCTTGAAGGCATATCTTGAAAGGGTTAGGTTTGATATTGACGATTCGAGTGCTATTGAAAAATTAAAAGCAAAGCTTTACCGAAGGGGCTTTGCCTCTTCCATGATCGATGCTACTCTAAGGGAAATCTTAAACTCACATGAGACCTGA
- the thpR gene encoding RNA 2',3'-cyclic phosphodiesterase: protein MRTFIAIDTGQKVAEIVDIVVEKLKRMGFKASWVPGSNAHLTLAFLNEVKDEKVELIASMLSKRLRGFPTFTFSTGKLGFFRHKNLPRVIWIGVKSSPILNNLFRETRVALESLGFNVDENFHAHITVGRMKFSPPYWRKLIETVEIEEVIVPVSEVSLFKSELSPEGAKYTKLFSCSFEGGLIKYDS, encoded by the coding sequence TTGAGGACATTCATTGCAATCGATACAGGACAAAAAGTGGCTGAAATCGTAGACATTGTTGTTGAAAAATTGAAAAGAATGGGCTTTAAGGCTTCGTGGGTACCGGGGAGCAACGCTCACCTTACTCTCGCCTTTCTCAATGAAGTTAAAGACGAAAAAGTTGAACTAATAGCCTCAATGCTTTCAAAACGTTTAAGGGGGTTCCCGACTTTCACTTTTTCAACGGGAAAACTGGGTTTTTTTCGCCATAAGAACCTACCGCGAGTTATATGGATAGGTGTAAAATCCTCTCCGATACTAAATAACCTTTTCAGAGAAACCAGAGTGGCTTTGGAAAGTCTCGGTTTTAATGTCGATGAAAACTTTCATGCTCATATCACCGTTGGACGCATGAAATTCAGTCCACCTTACTGGAGGAAGCTCATTGAAACGGTTGAAATTGAAGAAGTAATTGTTCCGGTGAGCGAGGTTTCTTTATTCAAATCAGAACTTTCACCGGAAGGGGCAAAGTATACAAAACTCTTTTCCTGTAGTTTTGAAGGAGGTCTGATAAAGTATGATTCCTAA
- the tilS gene encoding tRNA lysidine(34) synthetase TilS gives MTSSFERKVLEFIKQYEMIEPKSKILIAVSGGKDSMALLHFLSKHTDLFDCEIVAANLDHGLRGAEGKVEAQMIRKYCSERGIPFYHERIDVRKFMEENREFSPEEAARLKRMEFLHRIRASVGADKIAVAHHLNDLAETILMRLVRGTGIKGILGMKPIDGMIIRPFLSVTVQDIKDYVTINMIPFSSDKTNTVEDFDRNYIRLKVMPLLKKLNPAYEKAFWRFFVNTFETFMILEKNVRKLLSDTHWREGQALIKKELLMTCDWPVTAEYVRIIVQRLSARHYPPSRERVMVFKKMLASPKGGWKIQFPGGVDCVHEGSYIRFYNSSSIVEPEVLQISNIPFMAEFDFGNVIIEKAHDIPDNVDGSYMAVCPVSTVKFPLFLRGAKKTDKIIPFGLHSKKDVVTLAAHKATPDVFLNLMVLEDSEGRVLWIPGVRASEFCRSIDRKDEFLLFRFERRSTSGT, from the coding sequence ATGACTTCCAGTTTTGAGAGGAAAGTACTTGAGTTTATCAAACAGTATGAAATGATAGAACCCAAGAGTAAAATTCTCATAGCTGTATCGGGTGGCAAAGATTCTATGGCCCTTCTTCATTTTCTTTCAAAGCACACCGATCTCTTCGATTGTGAGATAGTTGCTGCAAACCTGGATCATGGGTTAAGAGGTGCGGAAGGTAAAGTGGAAGCTCAAATGATCAGAAAATACTGCAGCGAAAGAGGAATTCCCTTTTATCATGAAAGGATCGATGTTAGAAAATTCATGGAAGAAAATCGCGAGTTTTCACCTGAAGAAGCGGCGAGGTTGAAGAGGATGGAATTTTTACATCGCATAAGAGCATCTGTTGGCGCCGATAAGATTGCCGTTGCCCATCATCTGAACGATTTGGCTGAGACGATTCTTATGAGATTGGTTCGCGGAACAGGGATAAAAGGGATCCTTGGTATGAAGCCTATTGATGGTATGATCATCCGCCCGTTCTTATCTGTGACAGTGCAGGACATCAAAGATTATGTTACAATTAACATGATTCCATTCAGCAGTGATAAAACCAACACTGTTGAAGATTTTGATAGGAATTACATCAGGCTAAAAGTCATGCCGCTTTTGAAGAAGCTAAATCCAGCATACGAAAAAGCTTTTTGGCGTTTTTTTGTGAACACTTTTGAAACGTTTATGATATTGGAAAAGAATGTCAGGAAATTGCTAAGTGATACACACTGGCGTGAAGGTCAGGCATTGATAAAGAAAGAACTGTTGATGACTTGCGATTGGCCTGTCACAGCGGAGTACGTTCGAATTATCGTTCAGCGCCTTTCGGCAAGGCACTATCCACCCAGTAGAGAACGAGTCATGGTCTTTAAAAAAATGTTAGCATCACCTAAAGGGGGCTGGAAAATTCAGTTCCCTGGTGGTGTTGATTGTGTACATGAAGGCAGTTATATACGCTTCTATAATAGCTCATCCATTGTTGAGCCTGAAGTACTGCAGATCTCAAACATTCCGTTTATGGCTGAGTTTGATTTTGGTAATGTGATAATTGAAAAGGCACATGATATACCTGACAACGTTGATGGAAGCTATATGGCTGTCTGTCCGGTTTCAACAGTCAAGTTTCCACTGTTTTTAAGGGGAGCGAAAAAGACTGATAAAATCATACCCTTTGGTTTGCATAGTAAGAAAGATGTAGTAACACTTGCGGCTCACAAGGCAACCCCGGATGTGTTCCTCAACCTTATGGTACTAGAGGATAGTGAAGGCAGAGTTCTTTGGATTCCAGGGGTTAGAGCAAGTGAATTTTGCAGAAGCATTGACAGAAAGGATGAATTTCTCCTCTTTAGGTTCGAAAGGAGGTCAACAAGTGGAACGTAG
- the pgsA gene encoding CDP-diacylglycerol--glycerol-3-phosphate 3-phosphatidyltransferase has translation MNIPNILTLSRIILTIPIVAFLYFEPEKWSAVSFAFFIIAALTDYFDGKLARKLNQVSTFGKFLDQISDKIMITSLLLIFMFIGKVDFWLVFVVLFRDTLVSGIRMLAASQSVVIAANYYGKAKTVIQMAFLLFLYFQQIFDWDIPMLAVTFQWLVALITVLSGVTYILDYRRNIERGK, from the coding sequence ATGAACATACCTAACATACTAACATTGTCAAGAATAATACTGACAATTCCGATTGTGGCTTTTCTTTATTTTGAACCTGAAAAGTGGTCAGCAGTATCTTTCGCGTTTTTCATTATTGCTGCTCTTACGGACTATTTCGACGGAAAACTTGCGAGAAAGTTGAATCAGGTGTCAACTTTTGGGAAGTTTCTGGATCAAATTTCTGACAAAATCATGATAACGTCTCTGTTGCTTATTTTCATGTTCATAGGCAAAGTCGATTTCTGGTTGGTTTTTGTGGTGCTTTTTAGAGATACGCTCGTTTCTGGGATCAGGATGCTTGCGGCTTCACAGAGCGTCGTTATTGCGGCGAACTACTACGGAAAAGCCAAAACAGTAATACAGATGGCATTCTTGCTGTTTCTCTACTTTCAGCAAATTTTCGATTGGGATATTCCTATGCTGGCGGTAACATTTCAATGGCTTGTTGCGCTGATAACGGTTCTCAGTGGAGTGACCTATATTCTCGATTACCGGCGCAATATTGAAAGGGGGAAATAA
- a CDS encoding DUF4416 family protein: MGQIKKTELVNLVIFVFSSYIEYRFTEVKPVLEKEFGSIDYTSRTLDFDKYTYFYNDEMGHKLQGKLVSFKRLIHPSQLAEIKLRTNEIEKDFAIEGKRKINLDPGYIHHTQFVLASTKHWANRIYIGRGINAEVTLMFLNGAFRPLEYTYPNYKDQEYIEELTKIRELYLKKRKEYYR; this comes from the coding sequence ATGGGACAAATAAAGAAAACAGAACTCGTGAACCTTGTGATTTTTGTCTTTTCTTCTTACATAGAATATCGTTTTACAGAAGTGAAGCCCGTGCTTGAAAAGGAATTTGGATCTATAGATTACACATCTCGTACCCTTGATTTTGATAAATATACTTACTTCTACAACGATGAAATGGGTCATAAATTACAGGGAAAGCTCGTAAGTTTTAAAAGATTGATTCATCCCTCCCAGCTTGCTGAGATTAAGCTCAGAACGAATGAAATCGAAAAAGATTTTGCCATTGAAGGTAAGAGGAAAATCAATCTCGATCCTGGTTATATTCATCATACGCAGTTTGTCCTCGCTTCAACAAAACATTGGGCTAACAGGATATACATTGGTAGAGGGATAAATGCTGAAGTTACTCTGATGTTTTTAAACGGAGCGTTTAGACCCCTTGAATATACTTATCCCAATTACAAAGATCAGGAGTACATTGAGGAATTAACAAAAATAAGAGAACTCTACCTTAAGAAAAGGAAGGAATACTACCGATGA
- the rny gene encoding ribonuclease Y translates to MIIGIFIGLIIGTAITFIAIPIVTKRVKNRLEEQLKAARQDAESIKKRALEEAEHLRKKALIEGREELHKFREEMERELRKEREELKQWDERLSRKEDNLDRKEEVLEKMKFELESKREEIKNLKEAAEKKLYELSELTPEEARELVIKRAEEIYEYEIAQRFKQIKDQYEEEAMKHAKWVIVNAVQRYAADVTGDITVSTVSLPSDEMKGRIIGREGRNIRAFEKLTGADLIIDDTPEIVVVSCFNPLRRAVAKLTLERLVEDGRIHPARIEEMYEKAKKAVYLEVKEAGQEALMKVGIPSMHPELVKLLGRLKYRTSYGQNVLEHSIEVAQIATLMAAELGLNVDKVKRGALLHDLGKAVDHELEGSHAIIGGEIAKRYGEKADIVNMIQYHHGETEATSPESVLIAAADAISAARPGARRESLDMYIKRLEKLEEIATSFSHVEKAYAIQAGRELRVIVEPDKVDDLLAEKLAADIARKIEEEMEYPGVVKVTVIRERRSVAYAS, encoded by the coding sequence ATGATAATTGGGATTTTTATCGGATTAATAATAGGAACAGCGATAACATTCATCGCAATCCCCATAGTCACCAAAAGGGTTAAAAACAGGCTTGAAGAACAGCTTAAAGCTGCCAGGCAGGATGCTGAATCGATAAAGAAAAGGGCTCTTGAAGAGGCTGAACATTTGAGGAAAAAGGCTCTCATAGAAGGTCGCGAAGAGCTTCATAAATTCAGAGAAGAAATGGAAAGAGAGCTTCGAAAAGAAAGAGAGGAACTCAAGCAGTGGGATGAGAGGTTGTCCAGAAAGGAAGATAACCTCGATAGAAAGGAAGAAGTTCTTGAAAAAATGAAATTCGAGCTCGAATCGAAACGTGAAGAAATAAAAAACCTCAAAGAAGCCGCTGAGAAGAAGTTATATGAACTTTCTGAACTTACACCTGAAGAAGCGCGAGAACTCGTGATCAAAAGAGCGGAGGAGATTTACGAATATGAGATCGCCCAACGGTTCAAGCAGATAAAAGACCAGTACGAAGAAGAAGCTATGAAACATGCAAAATGGGTAATAGTGAACGCTGTTCAACGTTATGCTGCGGATGTTACAGGAGATATTACAGTGAGCACGGTAAGCCTGCCTTCCGATGAAATGAAGGGACGGATAATTGGAAGGGAAGGAAGGAATATTAGAGCTTTTGAGAAGCTCACAGGCGCTGATTTAATCATCGATGACACACCAGAAATAGTTGTGGTTTCCTGTTTTAATCCTCTCCGTAGAGCGGTCGCAAAGTTGACTCTTGAAAGACTTGTGGAAGATGGAAGAATTCATCCAGCCAGGATAGAAGAGATGTACGAAAAAGCCAAAAAGGCTGTCTATTTAGAAGTAAAGGAAGCGGGTCAGGAGGCACTGATGAAGGTCGGAATACCATCAATGCACCCTGAACTGGTAAAACTGCTCGGTCGTCTTAAATACAGAACAAGTTATGGACAGAATGTCCTTGAACACTCGATAGAAGTTGCGCAAATAGCGACGCTTATGGCGGCAGAGCTAGGGCTCAATGTTGACAAAGTTAAAAGAGGGGCTCTCCTTCACGACCTAGGAAAAGCCGTTGACCACGAACTTGAAGGTTCTCACGCAATAATAGGAGGAGAAATCGCCAAGCGTTATGGTGAAAAGGCAGATATAGTAAATATGATTCAATACCATCACGGAGAAACCGAAGCCACTTCACCTGAAAGTGTGCTTATAGCTGCCGCTGATGCTATTTCTGCTGCACGTCCTGGCGCAAGGCGCGAATCCCTCGATATGTATATAAAACGACTGGAAAAACTTGAGGAAATCGCAACGAGTTTTTCTCATGTAGAAAAAGCTTACGCAATTCAAGCAGGAAGGGAACTGAGGGTAATTGTGGAACCTGATAAAGTAGATGATCTCCTGGCTGAAAAACTTGCTGCAGACATCGCGAGGAAAATTGAAGAAGAAATGGAATATCCCGGTGTGGTTAAAGTGACAGTAATCAGAGAAAGAAGGAGCGTAGCATATGCCAGTTAA
- the recA gene encoding recombinase RecA, whose amino-acid sequence MIPKEKKSALERAIKEIEKQFGKGSVMLFGDQKARSNIDVIPSGSLSLDIALVVGGYPRGRVVEIYGAESSGKTTIALHAIAEAQKKGGIAAFVDAEHALDINYARALGIDVDNLLISQPDYGEQALEIVDGLVRSNAVDLIVVDSVAALVPRAEIEGSMGELQVGLQARLMSQALRKISGTVSKSNSIVMFINQTRMKIGVVYGNPETTTGGVALKFYSSIRLEVRKSSAIREGNEIIGNEVTIKVVKNKVAPPFKDTRVDLIYGRGIAHDNELFNLAVKEGMIERKGAWYTYISKDGKEISLGQGKSNGVEFLNSNPQLMLEIENRIREKYGLPLVEAKKAGDTVDNEQK is encoded by the coding sequence ATGATTCCTAAGGAGAAGAAAAGCGCCCTTGAGAGGGCGATAAAGGAAATTGAAAAACAGTTTGGGAAAGGTTCTGTGATGCTCTTTGGAGACCAGAAAGCCAGGAGCAATATAGATGTCATTCCCAGTGGTTCTCTTTCTTTGGACATTGCTCTAGTGGTTGGAGGTTATCCGCGTGGCAGGGTGGTCGAGATATATGGAGCCGAGTCCAGCGGGAAGACAACAATCGCTCTTCATGCTATTGCTGAAGCTCAAAAGAAGGGTGGCATTGCGGCTTTTGTCGATGCGGAACATGCTCTCGATATCAACTATGCCAGAGCTCTTGGTATCGATGTTGATAATCTGCTTATCTCCCAGCCGGATTATGGCGAACAGGCCCTCGAAATCGTTGATGGTCTCGTGAGGTCAAATGCCGTCGATTTGATCGTGGTTGATTCCGTTGCTGCCCTCGTTCCCAGAGCTGAAATAGAGGGCTCAATGGGAGAGTTGCAGGTAGGGCTTCAGGCCAGATTGATGTCACAGGCGCTCAGAAAAATTTCAGGTACGGTGAGTAAGTCAAACAGCATCGTCATGTTCATCAACCAGACAAGAATGAAAATAGGTGTGGTTTATGGTAACCCCGAAACCACCACCGGTGGTGTGGCACTAAAATTTTATTCTTCTATTAGACTGGAAGTTCGGAAGAGCTCTGCCATTCGTGAAGGAAACGAAATAATTGGGAATGAAGTAACTATCAAAGTAGTGAAAAACAAGGTCGCACCTCCATTCAAAGACACCAGGGTCGATCTAATCTATGGTAGGGGCATCGCTCATGATAATGAATTGTTCAATCTAGCCGTGAAAGAAGGTATGATAGAGCGAAAAGGCGCGTGGTACACGTACATATCGAAAGATGGAAAAGAGATAAGTCTTGGTCAGGGAAAAAGCAACGGCGTTGAATTCTTGAACAGTAACCCACAACTGATGCTCGAGATAGAGAATAGAATTCGTGAAAAGTATGGTCTTCCTCTCGTCGAAGCCAAGAAAGCAGGCGACACCGTAGACAATGAACAGAAGTGA